The Roseimicrobium gellanilyticum genome includes a region encoding these proteins:
- a CDS encoding GlsB/YeaQ/YmgE family stress response membrane protein, translated as MILGKIIVWLIVGAIAGTMAGRLATFSKQGFGYWTNFGLGMLGALIGGMLFRVLRIDLGLGELKITFEDLIAAFTGSLLLVVAWRFFRKRGKKEEPARPAVTPAKDDNPFNS; from the coding sequence ATGATACTGGGAAAAATCATCGTCTGGCTGATTGTCGGAGCCATTGCAGGCACGATGGCGGGGAGGCTGGCCACCTTCAGCAAACAGGGTTTTGGCTACTGGACCAATTTTGGTCTTGGGATGCTGGGCGCTCTCATTGGAGGAATGCTCTTCCGGGTGTTGCGCATCGACCTCGGCTTGGGCGAACTGAAGATCACCTTTGAGGATCTTATTGCCGCCTTTACAGGTTCCCTGCTGCTGGTGGTCGCATGGCGTTTCTTCCGCAAGCGTGGGAAGAAGGAGGAGCCGGCACGTCCCGCAGTGACACCAGCGAAAGACGACAATCCCTTCAACTCCTGA
- a CDS encoding amidohydrolase family protein encodes MAISAAAQAPPSPPAQAPASVTLFSNVRIFDGKSGELSAPSHVLVRGNKIEKISASPIPTDRRGDTVLIDGGGRTLMPGLIDAHVHLMLESVPLQVALMSEINYLSLVAGKAAEKQLLRGFTTVRDMGGASFALKRAIDEGVIPGPRIYPSGATISQTSGHGDFRLPPLVPRERGAPLTYPESTGMTAIADGVDEVLLRTRENLMRGATQIKVMAGGGVSSNYDPLDVTQYTLEEMQAAVRAAENWGTYVSVHAYTPHAIQLAIQAGVKCIEHGQLVDEETAKLMAAKGIWWSLQPFLDDPDATRFKEGSPNHLKQLMVTRGTDRAYELAKKHKIQTAFGTDTLFDAKLAPRQGAQLTKLTRWYQPAEILKMATSDNASLLATCGLRNPYPGKLGVVEEGALADLLLVDGDPIIDIKLVEDPEKNFLVIMKDGKVYKNALRP; translated from the coding sequence ATGGCGATCTCTGCAGCCGCACAGGCACCGCCCTCGCCTCCGGCGCAAGCCCCTGCCTCCGTGACCCTCTTCTCCAACGTGCGCATCTTTGACGGGAAGAGCGGGGAACTCTCTGCTCCCTCCCATGTGCTGGTGCGTGGGAACAAGATCGAAAAGATTTCGGCCTCACCCATCCCCACTGATCGGCGGGGTGACACAGTCCTCATTGATGGTGGTGGACGCACGCTCATGCCCGGGCTCATCGATGCGCATGTGCACCTCATGCTGGAGAGCGTACCGCTACAGGTGGCCCTGATGTCCGAAATCAACTACCTCTCGCTGGTGGCAGGCAAGGCAGCGGAGAAGCAGCTCTTGCGCGGCTTTACCACGGTACGTGACATGGGTGGGGCCAGCTTCGCCTTGAAACGCGCCATTGATGAAGGTGTGATTCCCGGGCCGCGCATCTACCCTTCCGGGGCCACCATCTCGCAGACCTCCGGCCATGGGGATTTCCGCCTGCCGCCATTGGTGCCTCGTGAACGTGGTGCCCCACTCACCTACCCCGAAAGCACCGGCATGACCGCCATCGCGGACGGAGTGGATGAAGTGCTGCTGCGCACCCGGGAAAACCTGATGCGTGGTGCGACGCAGATCAAGGTGATGGCCGGCGGCGGTGTCTCCTCAAACTACGACCCGCTCGATGTCACCCAGTACACGCTGGAGGAGATGCAGGCGGCGGTGCGGGCTGCAGAGAACTGGGGCACCTACGTCTCCGTGCATGCCTATACCCCACACGCCATCCAGTTGGCCATCCAGGCCGGGGTGAAATGCATCGAACACGGCCAGCTTGTGGATGAAGAGACGGCAAAACTCATGGCAGCAAAAGGCATCTGGTGGTCCCTGCAACCGTTCCTGGATGATCCAGACGCCACCCGCTTCAAGGAAGGATCCCCGAACCATCTGAAGCAACTCATGGTGACACGCGGCACGGACAGGGCCTACGAACTGGCGAAGAAGCACAAGATCCAGACCGCATTCGGCACGGATACGCTCTTCGATGCCAAGCTTGCCCCACGACAAGGTGCGCAACTCACCAAGCTCACACGCTGGTACCAGCCTGCGGAGATACTCAAAATGGCCACCTCCGACAATGCCTCCCTGCTGGCCACATGCGGCCTGCGCAATCCCTACCCCGGCAAGCTCGGCGTGGTGGAGGAAGGCGCGCTGGCCGACCTGCTCCTCGTGGACGGCGATCCCATCATTGACATCAAGCTGGTGGAAGACCCCGAGAAGAACTTCCTCGTGATCATGAAGGATGGGAAGGTGTACAAAAATGCGCTGAGACCGTGA